In a genomic window of Actinomadura rubteroloni:
- a CDS encoding alcohol dehydrogenase catalytic domain-containing protein, with the protein MSVHRAIVRSGGGVSVVPRPTPSPGPGELSVATLYAGLCGTDLQMLRGLRDDPAPVIGHEGVGRVAAVGPGVPDALAPGTLVTVNPTHPHDPGFLLGHNVDGLFQERTLLPASAVAGGMVLPLPASTDVTLAPLLEPLAVARYALEELRAFAPRTLLVVGDGVVGHLAVRAARPVLGADVRVVLVHRTESGRVFSLRSPHPADALLVGAERAPLPGPVARGLRIESEGVRWKAADLRGYRVVTS; encoded by the coding sequence ATGAGCGTCCACCGGGCGATCGTGCGGAGCGGCGGCGGGGTGTCGGTCGTCCCGCGGCCGACGCCGTCCCCCGGGCCGGGCGAGCTGAGCGTCGCGACCCTGTACGCGGGGCTGTGCGGGACGGACCTGCAAATGCTGCGCGGCCTGCGCGACGACCCGGCGCCGGTGATCGGGCACGAGGGCGTCGGCCGGGTCGCGGCCGTCGGCCCGGGCGTGCCGGACGCGCTCGCGCCCGGCACGCTCGTCACCGTCAACCCGACGCATCCCCACGATCCGGGCTTCCTGCTGGGCCACAACGTCGACGGCCTGTTCCAGGAGCGCACGCTGCTGCCCGCGTCGGCGGTGGCGGGCGGGATGGTCCTGCCGCTGCCCGCGTCCACGGACGTCACGCTCGCGCCGCTGCTCGAACCGCTCGCGGTCGCCCGGTACGCGCTGGAGGAGCTGCGGGCGTTCGCGCCGCGCACGCTGCTCGTCGTCGGGGACGGCGTCGTCGGGCACCTGGCCGTCCGCGCGGCGCGGCCCGTGCTCGGCGCGGACGTGCGGGTGGTGCTCGTCCACCGCACCGAGTCGGGCCGGGTGTTCAGCCTGCGGAGCCCGCACCCGGCCGACGCGCTGCTCGTCGGCGCCGAGCGGGCGCCGCTGCCCGGACCGGTAGCAAGGGGATTGCGCATCGAATCTGAGGGAGTCAGGTGGAAAGCTGCTGACCTGCGCGGATACCGTGTGGTGACCTCATGA
- a CDS encoding ROK family protein produces MPERTITVIDVGGTHVRWAGWSPGRGLGAVRRVPSPSRAHRPDADVAALRAELVRLLADAVPPDGAAGVSFGAALDHRTGTVYASAPLWGAHAEPFDLRAALAAARPDVAWTVVNDVTAALLHLAGATRDRRKIMLVTVSTGIACRTIDRRTGTIPVDGCGLQGEIGHLPASTALGGAPVALDCACGRPGHVAAFASGPGIRRLAGVLRDRRGAAWDAAPLGVRTARGEPLETAFAAALDDGDPLAAELLAAATGPVADVVRTALCLDPDLDLVAFTGGVAAGLGSHYHRALLGHLRREGLYLTGERDPAWTLDRIRVCAPGEADGLVGAGLAALGTGAR; encoded by the coding sequence ATGCCTGAGCGCACGATCACGGTCATCGACGTCGGCGGCACCCATGTGCGCTGGGCGGGCTGGTCCCCCGGGCGCGGGCTCGGCGCCGTGCGGCGGGTGCCGTCCCCGAGCCGCGCGCACCGTCCGGACGCCGACGTCGCCGCGCTGCGCGCGGAGCTGGTCCGGCTGCTCGCCGACGCGGTCCCGCCCGACGGCGCGGCGGGCGTGTCGTTCGGCGCGGCCCTCGACCACCGCACCGGGACGGTCTACGCGTCGGCCCCGCTGTGGGGCGCGCACGCCGAGCCGTTCGACCTGCGCGCGGCGCTGGCGGCGGCGCGGCCGGACGTCGCCTGGACGGTCGTCAACGACGTCACCGCCGCGCTCCTCCACCTGGCGGGCGCCACCCGCGACCGCCGCAAGATCATGCTCGTGACCGTCAGCACCGGGATCGCGTGCCGCACGATCGACCGCCGCACCGGGACGATCCCGGTCGACGGCTGCGGGCTCCAGGGCGAGATCGGGCACCTGCCCGCGTCCACCGCGCTCGGCGGCGCTCCGGTGGCCCTCGACTGCGCCTGCGGACGGCCCGGGCACGTCGCGGCGTTCGCGTCCGGGCCGGGGATCCGGCGGCTCGCGGGCGTCCTGCGCGACCGGCGGGGCGCGGCGTGGGACGCGGCGCCGCTCGGCGTGCGGACCGCGCGCGGCGAGCCGCTGGAGACGGCGTTCGCGGCGGCGCTGGACGACGGCGACCCGCTGGCCGCCGAGCTGCTGGCCGCCGCCACCGGGCCGGTCGCCGACGTCGTCCGCACCGCGCTCTGCCTGGACCCCGACCTCGACCTGGTCGCGTTCACCGGCGGCGTCGCGGCGGGCCTCGGCTCTCACTATCACCGCGCCCTGCTCGGCCATCTGCGCCGCGAGGGCCTCTACTTGACCGGCGAGCGCGACCCGGCCTGGACGCTCGACCGGATCCGCGTCTGCGCGCCGGGCGAGGCGGACGGGCTCGTCGGGGCCGGGCTCGCGGCGCTCGGGACGGGGGCGCGATGA
- a CDS encoding glycosyltransferase: MTVPFWVIEPADDRPRLVHVNATATGGGVAELLSGLVPAQRARGTNAAWAVTGGNAEFFAVTKYLYRLLHGQVAAAPLDDPEYLAVYRAVLAGQAPWFLAHIGPGDVAVLHDTQTIGLAPALRAAGARVVWHCHVGAEIPSERGPGAVWRALAGELAAVDAVVTTLPQFAPPGVPDGRRFVAAPAVDTDAPKNRELAPGEGAALLDEVGLTAARTSPRAAIVQDAPLPRDARVVVQVSRWDPLKDMVGVVRCFAGLPPDVHLVLAGTDPSEVSDDPEGRAVLAEVLRVRAELPPAERARVHLVSLSMRPPEWSALVVNALQRRADVVVQKSLEEGFGLTVTEAMVKGRAVVASAVGGIRLQIADGENGVLVDPADTAGVRRALARLLDDPALRRRLGEHARRSATARYTMRRLADDYARVAAPDAAGATPPAS, from the coding sequence ATGACAGTTCCGTTCTGGGTGATCGAGCCGGCGGACGACCGGCCCCGGCTGGTCCACGTCAACGCCACGGCGACGGGCGGCGGCGTCGCCGAACTGCTGTCGGGGCTCGTCCCCGCGCAGCGCGCCCGGGGCACGAACGCCGCGTGGGCCGTGACGGGCGGGAACGCGGAGTTCTTCGCCGTCACCAAGTACCTCTACCGGCTGCTGCACGGGCAGGTCGCCGCCGCGCCGCTGGACGATCCGGAGTACCTGGCCGTCTACCGCGCGGTGCTCGCCGGGCAGGCGCCCTGGTTCCTGGCGCACATCGGTCCCGGGGACGTCGCCGTCCTGCACGACACGCAGACGATCGGGCTCGCCCCGGCGCTGCGGGCGGCCGGGGCGCGGGTGGTGTGGCACTGCCACGTGGGCGCCGAGATCCCGTCCGAGCGCGGGCCGGGCGCGGTGTGGCGGGCGCTGGCCGGCGAGCTGGCCGCCGTCGACGCCGTCGTGACCACGCTGCCGCAGTTCGCGCCGCCGGGCGTGCCGGACGGGCGCCGGTTCGTCGCCGCGCCCGCCGTCGACACCGACGCGCCGAAGAACCGGGAGCTGGCGCCGGGCGAGGGCGCCGCGCTGCTGGACGAGGTCGGGCTCACCGCCGCCCGCACGTCCCCGCGCGCGGCGATCGTGCAGGACGCGCCGCTCCCCCGGGACGCGCGCGTGGTCGTCCAGGTGTCGCGGTGGGACCCGCTGAAGGACATGGTCGGCGTCGTCCGGTGCTTCGCGGGGCTGCCGCCGGACGTCCATCTCGTCCTCGCGGGCACCGACCCGTCCGAGGTCTCCGACGATCCCGAGGGGCGCGCCGTCCTCGCCGAGGTCCTCCGCGTGCGCGCGGAGCTGCCGCCCGCCGAGCGCGCCCGCGTCCATCTGGTGAGCCTGTCGATGCGTCCGCCGGAGTGGAGCGCGCTGGTCGTCAACGCGCTCCAGCGCCGCGCCGACGTGGTCGTCCAGAAGAGCCTGGAGGAGGGCTTCGGCCTCACGGTGACCGAGGCGATGGTCAAGGGACGCGCGGTGGTCGCGTCGGCGGTCGGCGGCATCCGGCTCCAGATCGCCGACGGGGAGAACGGCGTGCTCGTCGATCCGGCCGACACCGCCGGGGTGCGGCGCGCGCTGGCCCGGCTGCTGGACGATCCCGCGCTGCGGAGGCGGCTCGGCGAGCACGCGCGGCGCAGCGCGACCGCCCGGTACACGATGCGGCGGCTGGCCGACGACTACGCGCGCGTCGCCGCGCCGGACGCGGCCGGGGCGACGCCCCCGGCGTCTTGA